In the genome of Maribacter forsetii DSM 18668, the window GGAACGGAGTAGTTGTATGGGCGCTGAAATTTGTTGACAGCGGCTTTGCTGCATTAGAAGTTTCCGCACAACCATTGGTTGTTCTGCTAATGATGCGAATTTTACAAGGCAAGAAAATACAACCTATGTCTATTATTGGAGTGATCTTGGGTATTACCGGTATTTCTCTCCTAGTTGGTCAAGATGATATTATAGCCCAAGAAGGTGCTGTTTTAGGTATGGTACTCATATTTATCTGTATGCTAAGTTGGTCTTATGGTAGTTTGTTTGTTGGTAAGGCAGATTTACCTAAAAATTTCTTTGTAAATACAGGTTATCAAATGCTTACAAGCGGAATTTCATTATTACTCATAAGTACTTTCTTTGGTGAAGAATGGATATCTCCTGCTCACTGGAGCACGCCTGTTATTACTTCCATGTTGCTACTAATTATTTTTGGTAGTATTGTCACCTTTACTGCCTTCAATTATTTGCTACGAATAGTTTCGCCAGAGAAAGTGGCCACATCCTCATATGTAAACCCAATTGTAGCTATGCTTTTAGGCTGGTATTTTCTAAATGAGGATATTACTTTGCAATCTGTAATTGCATCCGCTGTGCTTTTAACGGGAGTCTACTTTATAAACAGCAAAAAGAGTCTTACTATTTTTTCCCGTTTTTCAGGAAAGAGAATTCCTAAGAAAGCGGTGGAAAATCTGAAATAGGCACAACGTGATTAGGTTGCATTTTTTCTAATGTTATATCACC includes:
- a CDS encoding EamA family transporter; protein product: MQRNTVLVVLSFFAIYFIWGSTYLWNKIAVTELPAFMLAGIRFVTAGSLIFIISKILGFSLKITKQQFKNTILAGFLFLTFGNGVVVWALKFVDSGFAALEVSAQPLVVLLMMRILQGKKIQPMSIIGVILGITGISLLVGQDDIIAQEGAVLGMVLIFICMLSWSYGSLFVGKADLPKNFFVNTGYQMLTSGISLLLISTFFGEEWISPAHWSTPVITSMLLLIIFGSIVTFTAFNYLLRIVSPEKVATSSYVNPIVAMLLGWYFLNEDITLQSVIASAVLLTGVYFINSKKSLTIFSRFSGKRIPKKAVENLK